From a single Lolium rigidum isolate FL_2022 chromosome 7, APGP_CSIRO_Lrig_0.1, whole genome shotgun sequence genomic region:
- the LOC124674464 gene encoding NADH dehydrogenase [ubiquinone] 1 alpha subcomplex subunit 2-like isoform X1: protein MAWRSSLSRSVKEIRFLFCQSSPASGPAREFVKKNYGDIKTHNPALPILIRECSGVQPQLWARYDMGVERCVHLDGLTEAQIDKKLEELAKQGAHKAK from the exons TCCCGGAGCGTGAAGGAGATCCGCTTCCTCTTCTGCCAGTCTTCCCCGGCCAGCGGCCCCGCCCG GGAGTTCGTGAAGAAGAACTACGGGGACATCAAGACCCACAACCCCGCTCTCCCCATCCTCATCCGCGAGTGCTCCGGCGTCCAGCCTCAGCTGTGGGCGCGTTACG ATATGGGTGTTGAGAGGTGTGTGCACTTGGATGGCTTGACGGAAGCCCAGATTGACAAGAAgttggaggagctggccaagcaGGGAGCGCATAAGGCTAAATAG
- the LOC124674464 gene encoding NADH dehydrogenase [ubiquinone] 1 alpha subcomplex subunit 2-like isoform X2 — MAWRSSLSRSVKEIRFLFCQSSPASGPAREFVKNYGDIKTHNPALPILIRECSGVKPQLWARYDMGVERCVHLDGLTEAQIDKKLEELAKQGAHKAK; from the exons ATGGCTTGGCGGTCGAGCCTGTCCCGGAGCGTGAAGGAGATCCGCTTCCTCTTCTGCCAGTCTTCCCCGGCCAGCGGCCCCGCTCG GGAGTTCGTGAAGAACTACGGGGACATCAAGACCCACAACCCCGCTCTCCCCATCCTCATCCGCGAGTGCTCCGGCGTCAAGCCTCAGCTCTGGGCGCGCTACG ATATGGGTGTTGAGAGGTGTGTGCACTTGGATGGCTTGACGGAAGCCCAGATTGACAAGAAgttggaggagctggccaagcaGGGAGCGCATAAGGCTAAATAG